The proteins below come from a single Bombyx mori chromosome 7, ASM3026992v2 genomic window:
- the LOC119628708 gene encoding putative nuclease HARBI1: MPHVKVTCNRNHGVAPLHQLLLTLRFYALGTMLISVADFVGVSKSTASVHDISGAIAILYNKYIVMHPNHVDKFFQYGQFPRVLGAIDCTHIRIQSPNHTIGEELRNRKGYFSLNIQAVCDADLKFMNVVARWPGSAHDATIFNNSILRAQCEAGTFGNRWLLADSAYPNRCYMSTPILNPSTRNE, translated from the exons ATGCCACATGTAAAAGTAACCTGCAATCG AAATCATGGAGTTGCACCACTTCACCAGTTACTCCTAACCCTCCGATTTTATGCATTGGGTACAATGCTAATTTCTGTAGCGGATTTCGTGGGAGTGTCAAAATCGACCGCCAGCGTTCACGATATATCTGGAGCTATAGCCATACTgtacaataaatacattgtaATGCACCCTAATCATGTAGACAAGTTTTTTCAATATGGTCAGTTCCCACGTGTCCTGGGTGCAATTGACTGCACTCACATACGGATACAATCTCCAA ATCACACGATAGGCGAAGAGCTCAGAAACCGAAAAGGCTACttttcattaaatattcaaGCCGTTTGTGATGCTGATTTGAAGTTTATGAATGTTGTAGCCCGGTGGCCTGGTTCTGCACATGATGCtactatatttaataattctatTTTAAGAG CTCAGTGTGAAGCTGGGACTTTTGGGAATCGCTGGTTGCTGGCTGACAGTGCCTATCCAAACAGATGCTATATGTCGACACCAATTTTAAATCCTAGTACTAGAAATGagtaa